Proteins from one Syntrophorhabdaceae bacterium genomic window:
- a CDS encoding bifunctional precorrin-2 dehydrogenase/sirohydrochlorin ferrochelatase — MKSDTDRHHYYPLFLDVKGKECLIAGGGSVAERKALMLLKFNASVTVVSPRVTKKLAHLADTGVIRVHTRKYRRGDLDKAAVVFACTNDRETNAAVREDAALRGVLVNVVDKPEECDFIVPSIIRKGDVTIAISTSGVLPMASKKIRQAIEKTVTKDYVAYTRIIGALRRHLIDTIPDPRRRRAIMKDIGAMDIRDVVKRGLKGMKKVLGEGIA; from the coding sequence TTGAAATCAGATACTGACCGACATCATTACTATCCCCTCTTTCTGGACGTGAAGGGAAAGGAATGCCTGATCGCAGGCGGCGGGAGTGTCGCCGAGCGAAAAGCGCTCATGCTCCTTAAGTTCAATGCTTCGGTAACCGTCGTCAGCCCCAGGGTCACGAAAAAACTGGCACATCTTGCCGATACGGGGGTAATACGGGTTCACACGCGCAAATACCGCCGGGGAGATCTCGACAAAGCGGCGGTCGTATTTGCCTGCACCAATGACAGGGAGACGAACGCAGCCGTGCGCGAGGATGCCGCGCTGAGGGGCGTCCTTGTCAATGTCGTTGATAAGCCCGAAGAATGCGATTTCATTGTTCCTTCCATCATCAGGAAGGGGGACGTCACCATAGCCATATCCACGTCGGGAGTCCTCCCCATGGCATCGAAAAAGATACGGCAGGCCATTGAAAAGACGGTGACCAAAGACTATGTTGCCTACACCCGTATCATCGGCGCCCTGAGACGGCACCTCATCGATACCATTCCCGACCCCCGCAGGCGCAGGGCCATTATGAAGGATATCGGCGCCATGGACATCAGGGACGTCGTCAAAAGGGGTCTCAAGGGTATGAAGAAGGTCCTCGGCGAAGGCATAGCATGA